The Corvus moneduloides isolate bCorMon1 chromosome 4, bCorMon1.pri, whole genome shotgun sequence genomic interval GCCTCACCATAGCAGTCactgaatttagaaaaaaatgtccCGCTCCCCTCTCAGGACAGGGCTTTCCTATCCAAGAAATCAAGTCTGTTGCAGGTCAGGATCCAGGAGCTAGAGCTACTTCAGCAATAAGGAATAGAACTCCAAGAGAGTTTCCTGAAGATACTGAACCAGCAGACTGATGAACGCTGCTGGAAAAATAATCCTCCTCCTATCTTCCTCAGATAAAAATTGTGCTAATCACTACCACAGGCTGGACTGTGCAGTGACAGAGCTGAAAACCTAAGGCAGTTAATGCCCAATCAGGTAAGAAAATGTCGCATCTGAGGTACCCTTAGAAAAAAGCAACCTTTATCATAATTATTACTTCTGTGATATTATTTGAAAGCATTAGAGTATTACCACTGTATAATGAAGCTGTGCCTAAGACCCCTCCTGTACAAAGTACAGTATAAAACTACAGTCTGGTTAAGATTGCTTTTGTTCCATCTCTTCTCAAAGAACCAACTTCCCTTTTAATTCGTTTTTGCATAACTTGAAGTACAGTATTCAAATTAATCTTCAATGTGTAGAGGAGCAACAGGATTAAAAATAGGTCTCTCCTTCTTTGATTGTATCTTACCATAAGTGACTTCAAAATCTTTTTTAGTACCATTCAAGCTTTCTAGATTTCCACTCTTTATATCATATCCTAATGCAGAGAGCTTTTTAATTCGGTACTGAACTATTTGTGTTGTCAACTCCAGCACCATTGGTGTCTCTCTAATCTGTGCTATAGAAATTCCTTCCTTCAGTAGTCCTTCAAGTCTTTCTTCCAAAACTGGAACAGAATAGTAGAGAAGGGCTGGGCATTTCAGCACTAGTTGTTTTAGTTCTTGATCACTGCACTTAAAGACGTTTTTGGAGAAAAGCATACTCTTCTGCATAGTGGTAGAATTAAGTTGAAAAATGAAGCCTTTAAGTTTAGAGAGCAGCTGTAGAACTTCCTGGTCAGTGAAATCATTCTTCTGGAGAAATTCCAAGTTCTCCTGGATTGCAGTAGAggtatttaataaaataaatggattttggCTCAATAGCTTCAGTATCCAGATCTTCATATTTGCTTCAGACCCCcctaaatttaaataatttctttgtaatGTCTCTATCAcgtttttgtttttctcaacaGGATTATAGAAAATATTGGGTGCACTTGTCAAGAACCTGGTGATTATATTATTCTTAAGTCCCAGCTCTTGAAAAAACAGTATGTTTGCCTTCTGGTTCTGCTGACAGTCAGTAGTAAAAAAAGACTCTGGAAATTGCTCTATTAATTTAATCAGCTGTTTTTCATTCTGGCATACTAATTGCCATAAAGCTCTTTGAGAGTTTATCTCTGCTGGGGTGTGGAGAATTGCCTCGGGGCAGCGTTCTATAATGTTGGCTACAGCGGTCTCATCTGCTCCCATTTCCTGTAATATACCAGCAATTTCTTTAACATAGGCCACATCCTGGAGAAGGACCCATTCCTTCAGTCTGCGTATCTTCGTGACATCAACTGACAAACTGTAGAGACTctcaagggtttttttattttcctctcttgaCTTGGTATCAGTTGTGTAACTGGAATGTATTAGGAAGCTTCTGTTTGCTACATCAGGCCATACTGAGGAAAACTTCAGTCCCGGGTTACAGCTCTGAGATCTTGTCAACAGAAGAGTGAATGTGTCTTTTGCACAGTGAGCGACTCCTCTCAACATCATGGAAGTCAGTCCTATGGAGACACAACAACTGtaagaaaacacatttaaggAATGAGTTAATGGTCAGAATTCATGTTTAGACAGAACTGGCATAAGAAATTACTCTCAAGAGTGGTTTTTGTTACTGGTGCAAAATCCAGGTTTCACATgaaagcagggggaaaagaCTATTTTTGAAAGGTTAATGTTCTGATGGATATGTCACTGGAACAGTAACATGGATGCAACAGACCTGACGTGGGGCAGTGCTCTGTTCATATAAATGCCTGCAGTCATACAAGCTCCAAACTGTCAGCCATTTCTTGCAGCTAACATTGTCATTGCATTACAGATCACTCATGCTGCATGAGAAAAATGATTCATGTGATTTCATTTGACAGCAATCCCACTAAATTAACAAAAATGGCAGCTTAAATCTTTCTTAGTTCTTATGAATGTATTTGCTTTAACTTCTCAAGCATTATTTGGAGTGTGAATTGTTCTTTCATGTGTCAGAGACCCATCACGCAGTGctgcttcagcagcagtttgtagcataacttcattttaaaatcattcttTATATaattaagggagaaaaaaactcACATGAGCCCTTATGTAAGCGTTTTTCACCAGCTGAGTGTGTTAGTTGATGTTGAATAAGCACCCTGGTATTTGGGGGAGGAAGCAAGTACACAGTAGCATTTCCATGCCTTTGCCTGCCTCTTCTAGCACCTGTTTTGCTACAGCTGCCCCTTGCACCAATGCCTTTTTTCTGCCTCCAGGTTTCTTCTGTAGGCAGAGTCCTTGTGGAATAggtgtgtggctgtgctggagtcCACAGGGCCAACCCCACACCTCACCTTTGCTCAAACTGGCTGCCCAGTTATCACCAATAGCACATGTGCTGTCACCTGCTCTGCAGGGGCAAAGGAGCCGCAGCAGTCAAACAAAGATATCATCAAGTGTATCTTTAACTTCCCGGGGGGGTTTTCGTAACAACCCTTCGGAAGTACGGAGTGAGAAAGGGAGAACTGCTGATCTCTGCAGTACTCCTGCAAATGGCTACTGCTGGTAACATGCTTAAAACTGCTCAAACTGAAAGTGAGAACATTTGGACAGTTGCTTTCACCTCTCCCTAAGTATAGCACGCTTCAAAAGGTACCTGCATGAGCACTGTTACATTacttttgttgggttttttgttgttgttctttgtttgttttgttaggAGAGAAAATACTGTTATCATCATGCAGTCTAATCTCCTACATAACAGACCAACATACCTATTGCCCAGCTGTACAAGAGCCCTAGAATTTTCCTTATAGCCCATCTTCTAAGAAAGTACATAGTTTGTTTAAAGAACTTTAGTGATAGATCCTCTTTCTAGTTGCCAGGTAAGGTTAAATATTTTCTAGAGGTAAATCCTTTATCTCAAGAAAGTGTACCTTTGCTTTTaggttgctttttttctgcttctaagCTGGACTATTGTTATGTTACTACATCATAAACTAACAGAGTAAGACAATTTCCTATATGCACAATTATGTTATTAACAGAAGCTGTTTATTGATAACTTGTTCTTTAGTATTATATCACACCTCTAAGGCAAAACCAATTTCCTAATGAGCTGCTTGTGTCAGAACCTCAAGGCTGATGGTTTTGTCTTCATACAGCTTGTGACTTCAGAAGTGCTGTCCCAAGCCCCAGCACAGAACAAGTGATTTTTTCCAGTAACCCTGAAAGCACTGGAAGTGTAGGTAAGTCACAGATGTTTTGTGTGCTGACTTTTTCCATGTCCTGAAAAAGTGACTGCAAACTAAACCTCTCCTCTACAGGAGTGACACAACTGCCTGTGTCTGAGCACTCTGAGCAGTCCTACTGAGTTTAGTGGGTCCAGTCAGAATAAGCAAATCTCTGAAGAATCAGGGCTTTCTTCATTAATGCTTCAGCTCAGCTAGAAGCTGCCAGCAAAGCGAAGTGTTGTAAAATTCTTTGGGATGTCAAATAATACTTCCAAAGTACAATCTGGAAAAATAACCATTACTTACTTTTACTTCAACGTGTAATCCTGCTGTTAAACAAAATTGCCTTGTGAGTAATGCAGTCCcttaaaatactgtaatttttactatacagagcttttaaaaaattctgatgTAGTAAATTGTGCTCTTCTAAAATCTGACATGGGAATGGTTGTTATATTCACTTAAAAGGGGCTTTACATTTCCTAGAAATGTCTGGCATCATAGTCGATTTTTCCCTGTTGTTTAGTAAGGATcatcagaaacacagaatactGTAAAAGACAGGAAAACTTTATTTGCCAGAACTCATTTGACTGGGGTACTCAGGAGCCCTTGTAAAAAAGCCCTATGCAAAATACAACatataaaataacattaatgAATTGGAATGTCATGGTGTTCTATAGAAATCAAGAATATCGGAGTTACTTGACGTATTTCCAAGTCCACAGATAACAGTATCACATTTCCAGGGTATGTAACTGCTTTCATGAATTCAGAGTTTTCTTAAAGCTCTTGTTGGATCTAATGCATGTTCTAATGTGCAGGACCCCACTGTAACTTTTTACATACTTAGATTGCTGTTGAGGCTGTAAACCAATTGagagatttagaaaaaaacccaaccagctCAGATAAGATATTTGCTCTCACTGCCAGTAGCACCCTCTCACCACCAAGTGTAAGAACAGCAATAAGGAAGTGAGCTAATGTCGAAGTTACTTGTGATCCTGCTTGCTAGCACACTTGCAGAGACTTGTATATACAGAGCAAAGGGGTGCTATAAGGTTCATTATTTAAGGAGCCTTCTACGTAGATCTTCTATAGCAAGTGGATACAATGATCAACTGGTTGATTTATCCCTCATTTGAATTTCTGAACATGTGCTTTGAGACTTAACATCTCACTTTTTGAAAATGAGCAAACCCAAACTTTTACTCATGTTGGATTTTTCACAAACTCTTAGTAAAGAGGGCAACAGTATGACTGCCTGACCACTACCATTCTCATTACAGGAAACTTAGTAGGCTATAAAGAATTAAATGAAACTACTGAATGCCTAGATTGAACTTTAACCAGGAAGAGTAAGTATCTACCTAGAAGAGCGCAGTGTAGAAAGGGTTTGAATAGTTTGTGAAGGAAACTGGGTAGCGATAGGTAGCAGTTTTGTACATTAATGCACAGTAAATATTCACACTTCTGCacttacaaaaaaaatgaaTCCCTGCTTTGCATTGATGGTGGAAATGAGGTAAAGGATTATAAAAGATAAGCTAGACCAACATAAAGCTTTCTAGAAAAAAACATAGAGGATCCTAGGATAAACCAGGTTTGAAGGGATCTCAAGAGCTCGAAGCAGAGTCTGCAGGATCCAGGCTGCTTTGTCCAATCAAGTCTTTAAAGCCTCCATGAATGGAAGCCACCCGGCCTCTCTGTTCTACTGCTCAACTGTCCTTATGgggaaaaagcttttccttacatccaggaaaggaaagacaTTTGAACAGTGCTTAAGGACGCACCGCACTATTTAAACCACTGGTCATCAAGTGGTGGTGCTTTCAGCGCAGAGAAAACAAGGGTCTCCATCACagcctgctcccacagcccggCCACCTGGACCGTCCCTTCTCACCCTTTGGACTCCGCTTGGGGGCGGAGAGGCTGGGGGCGGATGttttcctgcagccagcacgggagcagaggctgcaggccCATCCCGCCCCGAGAGCCGTTCCCGCAGCCGCTTCGTGCCGCTCCTGCCGGAGTCACCCGCGGCCGACGCGGGGCCCCGCGCCCGGGGGTCCCTCCCCAGCCGCTTCTCCCCctgcccgccgcccgccccaTCCTCAGCGCCGCGCCGGCGCTCGGAGCAGGCCAAGCGGAACGCCAGCCGGCCCCTCCGCCCCCAGTGCCCCGGCGCCGGGCCGGCCGAAGAGCGGCCGAGCTCCCGCGGCCGGGCCCGCCGCTGCCCCGCCCGCGCTCACCGgcctcgccgccgccgccggaccgcaccaccgccgccgccgcgcggGGGGCGCCGGGCACGTACCATGTgccggggaggggcggggcgggcaggAGGACGTGGCTGTCCCGCAGCGTGCGCCGGCACGGGCTCGTCGAGCCTCCGCCACTTGCCAAAGCAGGCTCCACCGGCACTAGGAAAAGTCAAGGCCGTTGCGTTAAAACAGCTTGCAGAGAGAAGTAGTGGggtaaatagaaaaaaaaaaaaatacttggaaaagaaataatttcgAAGTAATATAATAGCAAAGAATGAACGTGTTCAAAGTTAGACTACTTGAGTGTGCTCTGACGGGAAGCAGATAATTCTTTTGATTCGGTAACACCGACATGATGATGGGAGGCTTGTCTTACACCGGTATATTTTCTTCATATGATCACTGCCTTATTACATAATTAATTTCACATATAGCCATTGGGCTTATAGTGTTTTGCTGGTGGCTTTTCCGAAGTTCAGTGAGAACCATCTTCCTctatcttatttttttcagctatatCTACTTCTATTTCTCTTCTAGAGTAACAAATCACATAAATGATTTCTAGACTAGAAGTATTTTACCAGGGCTGTTTGGATTTCTTAACTAACTCCAAGTTTGCACAATCACATctttcagagactgaaaatcACTGCTGTTGTCTCTGTGAACCCTTCTTTTGTCAGCTCCATGTTCAATAGTCTGCACTGGATCTGTGCAAAAGAGCTAATGGAGAAGAGCAATGCTACAGAAAGAAACCCTGCTCAAGGAACCTAGTTCAGGATTGGTCTCCTAAATAAAAGCTGTTCCAAGAACAGTTAAGAAAATCTGTGAATATAATGCACACAATGATGTTAAAAACATGCATCCAAATAAAATAGCTTCTAATTTGTGACACAAAAATGTATTGTATACTTGCTTCTTTATGTTTTTGTCACTTCATGCCttcatgttattttttcccttctatcTCCTCCGcattctcttcatttttacaATCACAGTCTGGTCTAAATTAGcaatattgtttaaaaaagtTATTCACAAGAGAACACTGCAGTGAGGTTTACTTGTATGAGTTCCTTGATTAACCATcattctattttctatttcaacTAACTTGGAGTGACTCTTCCCTTGAGATctgacattttaattaatatagTCTGCATctattatatattaatatatccTATTacaatatttatatattatgtTCTTTCTCACACTTCTTGAGTCAAGAACAAACTGTCTCGCATAGAAGGCATGGCTAGAGCCAAGTACTGTTTTGACATAATGATATGCTAATGATATACTGCGATTGTTATTTAGCCTGTAGCAACAAACAGCCTACAGACTGATGGTTTTCATGGCTGCCATTTGCTTATGAAGCCATAAGGTCTAGTGAGAAAGGGCTGCTTCCACCTCAGTACTCCCAAGAAGGCAGATTGGTTGATGCTGGACTTTATTCAGGGCTACTTTCAGTGTGGCAGCCTTGTGGGGAGCTAGCAGGACAAATAACGAGTgtgaaaaagcaattaaaaagtttgaaataaaaactgtgttGTGAAGTGACTTTCCTTGAAAATAAGGAATCTACTTGTTCAATGTGTTCAAAAATTATAGAATTCAAATGAGTTTGATGGACAGTGGTCATTAActactgaattttctttttcttttttatttatttgaaaattatttaccAAATATTTGgcatataataataataataacgaACCAGGCAAATAAGAATGTACTTTGTATTAATTGAGAAAGCAATGCTCAACTTTACAATGAGCCCACTGCCCCAGCTTTGAGTTGCAGCAAGGGTATATGACAGGATCTCATAAGTTCTTGGATCAGAATGATGAGCTGTGGAATATGTTGTTCTACATACAACAAAGTAGTAATTGAAAAACTCATCATCATCGATTTATGCTGCTGTTAAAGTCAGTGTTCAAAGACTGTTCAGTCTCCACACTCTATACCTTTTATACAAACTTTCTTTCTAAGACCAAACAGAAAGGGATTCTAATCAGGGCTGGGTCATTTGCCACTAGCATACCTTGGTCGTCGCTGTCAGGTGGGGCATCTTCTCCCAGGCAAgctgtgacaggacaagaggacagaGCCTCAAGCTGCACaaggggaggttcaggttggacatcaggaggaattttttcacagaaagggttgttaaacattggaatgagctgcccatggaggtgatggagtccccatccctggaggtgttcaagaagATACTGGATGTGACAGCcagtgccatggtctagctGACATGGTGGCgatcaaaggttggactcagaggtcttttccaacctaaatgattctgtaattctgttaTTCTATTTATTACATCATTCAatatgaggaaagaaaagcatgaagGGAAACATAAGATGCATGCGTCTTCTTGTTGACTTGATGTTTACTTTCCGTGTATcttagcagaaaaaatattttaggagaaagaaaaatgacagtTCTTAAAGTACTGTCTAAAATTCTCGAAGTTAAGAAAGGTCAGTACTGCTGATTTGGGTCCTCTGCCTTTTACTTGAGACCACTTTTGCTGTTGCTACCCACTTACTTTCAGATCTGCATCTAGAGCTGCCCTGTGAAGACACAGAAGGGTTCTACCGAGTCGTGTCACTGCGATGCCTCGGTCGGTTGTTGGCCGTTCCCAGTGCAACCACGGAGCAGGTCCAGGGAAACCCGCTGTGTTGGCAGCACACAGACGGTGGTTTGAGCTCTGTAATTAACAGGCGTGAGAAATTCACCATTAGTAATGACTTTACTAACGGCGCAAGAGGGACCATTTTAACTCGTTCTGCTGCCTGGAAGCGTATTTGGGCGCGGCAGCGCCGCACGGCCGAGCCGCTCTCTCTTGCTCGGGGGTTCTTGTCCAGCTCTTGTGACCAACACCTCCCGGCTGCAGCGGGCGGCTACGAGCCCTGGGCCCGCGTCACAGAATCgtcagggttggaagggacctctggagctCCGCTAGTCCGACAGATGCTCCCTACGCACACGCTTACATAAGCGCCCCGCCTGTTTCCCGCGGGATGGGACTGGATGCGGTGGGACCGGCGGGCACAGCCCGGGctgtggggggagggggggtgaCCGGAGCGGCACGGGCACGCGCGGGTCGCGATACATAACAGGCCGGCGGGCGCGCGCGCGCCTGCGCCTCCCGGCGGAACCGGCGCCACCAAGAGCCGCCTCGCGGCCCCGTGCTCATCCGGGTCCCGCCGCACCGAATCGCGGGGGGGTGGGAGAGAGtcgggccccgccccccgccgccccgccccgccgcggcctgccggccccgcgccgccttGGCGGGTGGGATTCCCGCCGAGGTCGCGGGCCCCCCGGCTGCCTCCCGCTGCgccgcgggcgcggggccgcccggcCAGAGCTCCCTTCCCCCGCGCGCCGCCGGTACCGAACACACCTCAGAAACGTGAGGGGCCGCGGTCACGTGGGGGCGGCGCCGGCCAAtgggcggcggggggcggggcggccggcGCAGCCCCGCGGCCGGCGCAGTCACAGGGCGAGCGGCGAGGAGGCGGCAGCGGGCACGTACGGCGCTTTCCGCGGGCAGGGTGCCCTCACCGCCCCGCAGACACCGCCGGAGCCAGCGCTCCCACCTTTCGTCCCTGCTCTCCCCGGCGCGGGGGCTCCGCGGGGTGATGCGTCCCCGCCgggcggccgctcccgccgtgTCCGCCGGGTCCTAGAGCCGTCCGCAGCGAGGCCCCGtgggccgccccgccgcccgtCCGTGCTCGCCCGGCGGCGCCGGGCCATGAGCGgccccgcgggcggcggcggtTCCCGCTGAGCGCCCGCGCCCGGCATGGGGGTGAACGCCGTACACTGGTTCCGCAAGGGGCTGCGGCTCCACGACAACCCGGCGCTGCGGGAATGCATCCAGGGCGCAGACACGGTGCGCTGCGTCTACATCCTGGACCCCTGGTTCGCTGGCTCCTCCAACGTGGGCATCAACAGGTGGCGGTGAGTGCGGGGCGCTGCGGGGGCCCTAATCCCCGCGTTATGTATTCGGTCACGCTGCCTCCCCGccatcccctcccctccgcGCCCGATTGGGCCGCTGCCAGCTCCGGCTTCCCTCGGCCGCCCGCCCTCCGCGCGGGCCCGGCCGTGTTACATATCCAGCCCAGCGCCCGCCCGGGCTGCGGCTCCCGCGCGCACGTGGGAGGGACGGGAAAGAAGGAGCCGGGAAGCCCCTGGAACAGTGCGGGGCGGGGGGCCGTGGCTTCCCGGGGAGGGAGACCCTTGTTCTCGCCCCCGCGGGCGGCGGTTCAGTGCCCGAGCGCTGGAGTTCAGAGCGGGGCTGCTGTCGGGCGGAAAGCCCTGTGGGGAGTAGCCCAGAGCGATTGCACCATCTCAGGAACTCTGGGCAGTCGGGAACCCCAGGGTGACTCCGTCCTGGAAAAACTGTGAAGCTGCTAGCTTAGCTCAGAAGTACTTTCTCAGAGTAGCGTTCCTGCACGAAAGGttatcacagaatatcctgagttagaAGTGACCCACAAGGATCGTGGAGtcccaactcctggccctgcactgaAGAGCCCCAAGAAACCCACATTGTGCCTGAGAGCTTTGTCTAAGTACTACTTGAACTCTGGCTGGCTTGGTGTGCAGTGTCCCTTTCTGGAGTGTGGAGATTTGTTCCTACACCTTCAAGCCATTTGTAATTCTCCTCCCCAGTTTAAAAATGAACTTCACTGTGGAGCTGTGACTGATGCTTGCATATTAAATGTGTGCCATAATAAGGCAGAGAGGTTAGTAGGACTTCTGTGCATGCTTGTCATGTGAGATTAGTTAAAACATCACTAGGAATCTGAAAATTGTTACCCTTTAAAAGGATTGATAATGCAGTAGAGTTTGTGTATTGTCTGTCCCTCCAATGTCAGGAACTTAAAATGCTCCTGAACTTAGCCTGCCCAGACTACAATGCTGAGAAGTTGCCTAATTATGGAACAAGCAATGAAACTTAGCTTAACCCTATGTCATAGAAGAATGACAAAGTTTAGATAACTTCAGGTTTCAGTTGAGTTCACTTGAAGGATTATTCCTTTtggatttaataatttttatccTAGCTTATTAAATACTTTACCAACCAGGTAACTTACCTTTGCAGTTCTgggtttctatttttttttcagattttgagaGGTTTTCCTTACAATCATCTTGTTTTCAAGGGATAGAGATACTAAAGATGCTTTATGTGAACTTTACCTTGATGCTTATTTCATTTGCACTGACAAAAACAACTTAAGAATAATTGTTAGATACTTTCCTTATTTGAGATTCATGATGTACGTTTCGTTTATAAGagatttttaattgtttttgttttgaataaatttttttgaatAACATTTTGACTTCATAAAGAAGCTCAGAGATCTTAATTTTGTGGATCATACATGAATAGCTATTTAAGTTTTGAAAGAATGTGGACAATTGGCACAAGTCTAAGTGTTAAGGAAATCACGTCTAAGAGTACATGTCATAGGTTTCTAATGTGCCCTGCAACTGAAATGCTGAGCAGTTTTTGGTTGTATTCTCTGAGCTAGTGAATGATAGACAAGTGTGAACTTTGATTCTAGCAGAAGGAAGTTCATGTCTTCAGTGCTATGGCCCTGGTTCTTCAATGACTGTGTAATATGATCATTAGCTAATAGAATCCTTGAGTACATTTGTGTGTG includes:
- the MTERF2 gene encoding transcription termination factor 2, mitochondrial — translated: MMLRGVAHCAKDTFTLLLTRSQSCNPGLKFSSVWPDVANRSFLIHSSYTTDTKSREENKKTLESLYSLSVDVTKIRRLKEWVLLQDVAYVKEIAGILQEMGADETAVANIIERCPEAILHTPAEINSQRALWQLVCQNEKQLIKLIEQFPESFFTTDCQQNQKANILFFQELGLKNNIITRFLTSAPNIFYNPVEKNKNVIETLQRNYLNLGGSEANMKIWILKLLSQNPFILLNTSTAIQENLEFLQKNDFTDQEVLQLLSKLKGFIFQLNSTTMQKSMLFSKNVFKCSDQELKQLVLKCPALLYYSVPVLEERLEGLLKEGISIAQIRETPMVLELTTQIVQYRIKKLSALGYDIKSGNLESLNGTKKDFEVTYGKIQSKKERPIFNPVAPLHIED